One stretch of Chroococcidiopsis sp. CCMEE 29 DNA includes these proteins:
- a CDS encoding IS1 family transposase, which yields MSQLQLDQVEVVVKQAQTDDEPGVDESELDEMWSYVGKKTNPRWLWHAIDRKTGKVLAYVFGGRKDEVFLQLKALLDPFGIKRYCTDGWGAYERHLPVELHEVGKRKTQRIERKHLRLRTRIKRLMRKTICFSKTELMHDLVIGLFINRYEFGLPI from the coding sequence TTGAGCCAACTCCAACTCGACCAAGTGGAGGTAGTGGTTAAGCAGGCCCAAACAGACGATGAGCCTGGAGTAGACGAATCTGAACTGGATGAGATGTGGAGCTACGTGGGGAAGAAGACAAATCCTCGATGGTTATGGCATGCTATTGACCGAAAGACAGGGAAAGTACTGGCTTATGTCTTTGGAGGGCGAAAAGATGAAGTTTTCCTTCAACTTAAGGCATTATTAGACCCGTTTGGAATCAAACGATATTGCACGGATGGATGGGGAGCCTATGAGCGTCATCTTCCAGTTGAGCTTCATGAGGTAGGGAAGCGGAAAACCCAGAGGATTGAACGCAAGCATTTGAGGTTGAGAACGAGAATTAAGCGACTAATGCGCAAGACGATTTGCTTTTCCAAGACAGAGTTGATGCATGATTTGGTAATTGGGTTGTTTATCAATCGCTATGAATTTGGTCTACCAATTTAG
- a CDS encoding IS1-like element transposase: MMTVWLAIHCPHCQSTDVKKHGTSSNGKRRYRCLNPDCPYETFSQSIDYPGRRREVKQQIVEMTLNGSGVRDIARVLHVSTATVIQELKKNSPIAMRQSVAVEPTPTRPSGGSG; the protein is encoded by the coding sequence ATGATGACTGTTTGGCTAGCCATTCACTGTCCCCATTGCCAAAGTACGGATGTGAAGAAACACGGGACATCTTCCAATGGTAAAAGACGTTATCGTTGCCTCAATCCTGATTGTCCGTATGAAACCTTCAGTCAAAGTATAGATTACCCAGGCCGGAGACGAGAAGTCAAACAACAAATTGTGGAAATGACCCTCAATGGTAGTGGGGTGAGAGATATCGCCCGCGTGTTGCATGTCAGCACAGCTACAGTCATCCAAGAATTAAAAAAAAATTCCCCAATTGCAATGCGTCAATCAGTTGCTGTTGAGCCAACTCCAACTCGACCAAGTGGAGGTAGTGGTTAA
- a CDS encoding AAA family ATPase, which produces MITLPGVAIHSKIYESSASVVYRGIREQDERAIVVKLLKQDYPSPQELTRYRQEYEITRSLHLPGVVKAYSQQDYQRSLAIILEDFGGESIERWMRQRKEEFCPMPLSNFFRLAIDITEILGRIHNANIIHKDINPGNIVFNPDTGVVKIIDFGIATQFNRTNPTFKSPHVLEGTLAYISPEQTGRMNRMLDYRTDFYSLGVTFYQLLTGQLPFPTTDILELVHCHIAKPPIPPHELNSTIPKAVSDIIVKLMAKNAEDRYQSAWGIKADLETCDRQFAQSGQIDRIQLGLQDISEQFHIPQKLYGREAEIGALLAAFDRVVERGNEENAQFNVEMMLVSGYAGIGKSALVQELYQPITAKRGYFIWGKFDQFDRNIPYSAIADALKKLVQQLLGEPDEQIQQWRSRLLAALGNNGQLIVDVIPEVELIIGKQPPVAEVGATEAQNRFHLVFQNFVRVFCSKEHPLVIFLDDLQWIDSATLKLIELILLDKQAQYLFLIGAYRDNEVTPTHSLRLTLEKLQKQGAVLQEITLAPLTLESLSQLIAETLDRNVDTVRPLTQLVLRKTEGNPFFVSEFLRMLYSENLLTFDADRLCWQWDIAQIEAQDITDNVVELLLLQLKNLPQETQQILRLAACIGAEFELDTLALVCEKSPPAISLNLLAAIQAGFIQPVSELDENLLVQDYKFLHDRVQQAAYALIDESQKQVVHLQIGRNLLEKTSPEQRSKRLFEIVDHLNYGIELVSDRASRTEITKLNLIAGQKAKSATAYEAALQYFNIGLKLLNSESWHEYDLTLALYSEAAEAAYLHGRFSEMEQFVEVVLDRAKTVLDKVQVYDSRIQGCLSQGNPKEALKTGLEVLKLLGVDLPDNPSQLDVQSGLEETATLLAGREIEDLIDLPKMTAPEPLAAMSILTNIVAAAFMVSPALMMLIACKMVNLSINYGNATWSPHGYATYGHVLCGVVQDIERGYKFGKLALGLAERLNTKKGNAKALMVSSLLVMHWKIHLRNTIPMLVEAYQNGVETGDFEFAGYAACNVCYHSFFVGESLTQLEQKTASYSKAIGQIRRKNPSNWTAMLWQAIINLLSKSENPSCLIGSVYDEEQAISKYAIAVKDRFEIHYFYLNKVILCYLFGEYHQAAQTAVLARQYSEEVTAIMAVPLLCFYDSLVLLSLWVEASSSQKEAMLSCVNTNQEKMQKWAEHAPMNYLHKFHLVEAEKARVLGQFFEAEEFYERAISGASEHEFIQEEALAYELAAKHYLARGREKFAQTYMKEAHYCYERWGAKAKVKDIESRYGQFFPQSSRAYPTSVPTTSGTTSNNSPIALDLAAVLKASQAISREIELEQLLRSLMQVLIQNAGAQTGYLILENAGEWAIEASGELSYVDGENIYATQLLQSLPTANRLPETIINCVIRTHESVILNDATREGIFINDPYIQQHQTKSIFCLPLLNQAKLVGVLYLENQLAVGAFTTERTQVLNLLSTQAAIAIENAKLYAQLHASKNELTQFFEAVPVGIGVVDATGRPCYSNQRSVQLLGKGIDPAVTPDQFAEVYQIYLAGTDQPYPIEKMPVVRALSGDRTMINDMEIRRNNVATPVEVWGTPVFDEQGDVAYAIATFQDITERKQAEELLADYNRTLEQQVAQRTAALQASEAALRHREQELRLITDALPVLISYIDINERYQFVNRGYEVWFNCSQDEILGKSVRELIGEAAYQITEPHIKRVLAGQTIAYEAEIPYPFGKNYINATFIPDFGSGGQVKGTYGLITDISDRKQAEVALQASEAELRALVSAIPDPLFIFTTEGQLVCAIKGNPSYGELLCREEGIGKTLHQLYAKEQADEFLSYIQQVVKTQQILTVEYSLWIAGREIWFSARIAPIRHEQVIWLARDITLQKQAEAASILEERNRMAREIHDTLAQAFTGILAQVGAANQVLTDDLEATGAHLDLIKELARTGLVEARRSVVALRPQLLEEGSLQSALHRLVAQTRATVTDTTLYDEIKGAVYALPTEVESNLLRIGQEALTNATRHADADEIRVELVYDLDQVCLRVKDNGQGFGVGSIPSSEGFGLLGMSERAERIGAQLTIRSQPGQGTEIVVTVNP; this is translated from the coding sequence ATGATTACCCTACCTGGAGTTGCCATCCATAGCAAAATCTATGAGAGTTCGGCATCTGTTGTGTATCGGGGCATCAGAGAGCAAGACGAGCGGGCGATCGTCGTCAAACTGCTCAAGCAAGATTACCCCTCTCCCCAAGAATTAACCCGCTACAGACAGGAATATGAAATTACCCGCTCCCTACATCTCCCAGGAGTTGTCAAAGCATACAGCCAGCAAGACTATCAACGCAGCCTCGCTATTATTTTAGAAGATTTTGGTGGAGAATCTATCGAAAGATGGATGCGGCAGCGAAAAGAAGAATTCTGCCCCATGCCCTTATCTAATTTCTTCAGATTAGCTATTGACATTACAGAGATTCTGGGCAGAATTCATAATGCTAATATCATCCACAAAGATATCAATCCTGGCAATATCGTCTTCAATCCAGATACGGGCGTGGTGAAAATCATTGATTTCGGCATTGCCACCCAGTTTAACCGCACCAATCCAACCTTCAAAAGTCCTCATGTATTAGAAGGTACGCTTGCCTACATTTCTCCTGAGCAAACGGGGCGGATGAATCGGATGCTCGATTACCGTACCGATTTTTACTCGCTCGGTGTGACGTTCTACCAACTGCTCACCGGACAGCTACCTTTCCCTACAACAGACATCTTGGAGCTAGTCCATTGTCATATAGCCAAACCGCCTATTCCCCCGCACGAACTGAATTCTACGATTCCTAAAGCAGTTTCAGATATTATTGTGAAACTGATGGCGAAAAATGCGGAGGATCGCTATCAAAGTGCTTGGGGAATTAAGGCGGATTTAGAAACTTGCGATCGCCAATTTGCCCAAAGCGGTCAAATCGATCGCATCCAATTAGGTCTTCAAGATATTTCCGAGCAGTTTCACATTCCCCAAAAACTATATGGACGAGAAGCAGAGATTGGAGCATTATTAGCGGCGTTTGACAGAGTAGTCGAAAGGGGGAATGAAGAAAATGCTCAATTCAACGTCGAGATGATGCTAGTCTCTGGTTACGCTGGCATTGGCAAATCAGCATTGGTGCAGGAACTCTACCAACCCATCACGGCAAAGCGAGGCTATTTTATTTGGGGTAAGTTTGACCAATTCGATCGCAATATTCCCTACAGCGCGATCGCCGATGCCCTAAAAAAACTAGTGCAGCAACTACTGGGGGAACCAGATGAGCAAATACAACAGTGGCGATCGCGTTTGCTCGCAGCATTGGGAAACAACGGACAACTGATCGTTGATGTTATCCCTGAAGTTGAGCTAATTATTGGCAAGCAGCCACCCGTAGCGGAAGTTGGAGCAACTGAAGCTCAAAATCGCTTCCATCTCGTCTTTCAAAATTTTGTGCGGGTGTTTTGCTCAAAAGAACATCCCTTGGTCATCTTCTTAGACGATTTACAGTGGATCGACTCAGCTACACTCAAGTTAATCGAGTTAATATTACTCGACAAGCAAGCCCAATATCTATTTTTGATTGGAGCCTATCGAGATAATGAAGTGACTCCAACGCATTCACTAAGATTGACGCTGGAGAAACTGCAAAAACAAGGAGCAGTGCTTCAGGAGATTACCTTAGCACCCTTAACGTTGGAATCGTTGAGTCAATTGATTGCCGAGACGCTAGATCGCAATGTTGACACCGTGCGTCCCCTAACTCAATTAGTGTTACGTAAAACCGAGGGCAATCCTTTCTTTGTCAGTGAATTTTTGCGAATGCTGTATAGCGAAAATCTGCTGACTTTTGATGCAGATCGCTTATGCTGGCAGTGGGACATTGCCCAGATTGAAGCCCAAGATATAACTGATAATGTGGTGGAGTTGCTGCTGCTCCAGTTAAAGAATCTGCCACAAGAAACACAGCAAATTCTCCGTTTAGCCGCTTGTATCGGAGCAGAATTCGAGCTAGATACTCTCGCACTTGTTTGTGAAAAATCGCCGCCAGCAATTTCTCTAAATTTACTAGCAGCCATTCAAGCTGGATTCATTCAACCTGTATCTGAATTAGACGAAAACTTGTTAGTTCAAGACTATAAGTTTTTGCACGATCGCGTACAGCAAGCTGCTTATGCTTTAATTGATGAATCTCAAAAACAAGTCGTTCATCTCCAAATTGGTCGCAATTTACTCGAAAAAACTTCACCAGAGCAGCGATCGAAACGACTGTTTGAAATTGTCGATCATCTTAATTATGGAATTGAGTTGGTCAGCGATCGCGCATCACGAACTGAAATTACAAAATTAAATTTAATCGCAGGTCAGAAAGCCAAATCAGCAACCGCTTATGAAGCAGCGCTTCAGTATTTCAATATAGGGCTTAAACTCCTCAATTCAGAGAGTTGGCACGAGTATGACCTCACCTTGGCGCTGTACTCAGAGGCAGCAGAAGCGGCATATCTTCACGGTCGCTTTAGTGAGATGGAACAATTCGTAGAAGTGGTACTCGATCGCGCGAAGACAGTGCTTGACAAAGTGCAGGTTTACGATAGCAGAATTCAAGGATGTTTGTCACAGGGCAACCCAAAAGAAGCACTTAAAACTGGACTGGAAGTGTTAAAGCTTCTGGGAGTAGACTTACCAGACAATCCAAGTCAGCTAGATGTTCAAAGCGGATTGGAGGAAACAGCTACACTACTCGCTGGACGAGAAATTGAAGACTTGATTGATCTGCCAAAGATGACCGCACCAGAACCGCTGGCAGCAATGTCTATCCTGACGAATATCGTGGCTGCTGCATTTATGGTATCACCAGCACTGATGATGCTGATTGCGTGCAAAATGGTGAATTTATCGATCAACTACGGCAATGCTACTTGGTCACCACACGGTTATGCCACTTACGGACATGTTCTATGTGGAGTTGTTCAAGACATTGAACGAGGTTATAAATTTGGCAAATTGGCTCTGGGCTTGGCAGAACGATTGAATACCAAAAAAGGGAATGCTAAAGCATTAATGGTGTCGAGTCTTCTAGTCATGCATTGGAAAATACATCTTAGGAACACAATACCAATGCTGGTTGAGGCTTATCAAAACGGAGTGGAAACCGGAGACTTTGAATTTGCTGGCTATGCTGCATGTAATGTATGTTATCACTCGTTTTTTGTCGGTGAGTCACTCACCCAATTGGAACAAAAAACGGCAAGCTATAGCAAAGCGATCGGACAAATCAGACGGAAAAATCCTTCTAACTGGACTGCAATGTTGTGGCAGGCAATCATTAATCTGTTAAGTAAGTCTGAAAATCCCAGCTGTTTAATTGGTAGTGTTTATGACGAAGAGCAAGCGATATCAAAATACGCTATTGCAGTTAAAGACAGATTTGAAATTCACTACTTTTATTTAAACAAAGTTATACTGTGTTATCTATTTGGGGAGTATCATCAAGCTGCACAAACTGCTGTTTTAGCAAGGCAGTATTCAGAAGAAGTAACAGCAATCATGGCTGTACCTTTACTCTGTTTCTACGATTCTTTGGTACTTTTGAGCCTATGGGTTGAGGCTTCAAGCTCCCAAAAAGAAGCGATGCTAAGTTGTGTAAACACCAACCAAGAAAAGATGCAAAAATGGGCAGAACACGCCCCCATGAATTATCTACATAAATTTCATCTGGTCGAGGCAGAAAAAGCGCGAGTCTTAGGGCAATTTTTTGAGGCTGAAGAGTTTTACGAACGCGCTATATCAGGTGCTTCTGAGCATGAGTTTATCCAAGAAGAAGCATTAGCTTATGAATTAGCGGCTAAACATTATCTGGCGCGAGGTCGGGAAAAATTTGCCCAAACCTACATGAAAGAAGCCCACTACTGCTATGAACGCTGGGGCGCAAAAGCAAAGGTTAAAGATATAGAAAGTCGCTATGGGCAGTTCTTTCCTCAGTCTTCTAGGGCATACCCCACGTCAGTTCCTACCACTTCTGGAACCACATCTAATAACTCACCCATCGCTTTAGATTTGGCGGCGGTACTGAAAGCATCCCAGGCAATTTCTCGTGAAATTGAACTAGAGCAGTTGCTTCGTTCCTTAATGCAGGTTCTAATTCAGAACGCTGGCGCACAAACCGGATACTTGATTTTAGAAAACGCAGGAGAATGGGCAATTGAAGCGTCAGGTGAATTAAGTTATGTAGATGGTGAGAATATTTATGCTACACAATTGCTGCAATCGCTCCCAACCGCAAATCGCTTACCCGAAACAATTATTAATTGTGTTATCCGCACTCATGAATCTGTCATTTTAAATGATGCGACTCGTGAAGGTATTTTTATCAACGATCCATACATTCAACAGCACCAAACCAAATCTATTTTCTGTTTGCCACTGCTCAATCAAGCTAAGCTGGTTGGCGTGTTGTATCTAGAAAATCAATTAGCAGTTGGGGCATTTACAACCGAAAGAACGCAAGTCTTGAATCTATTATCCACCCAGGCAGCGATCGCTATCGAAAATGCCAAACTCTACGCACAGCTACACGCCAGCAAAAATGAATTGACGCAATTTTTTGAAGCGGTGCCAGTGGGAATTGGAGTGGTTGATGCAACAGGTCGCCCTTGCTACTCCAATCAAAGGTCAGTTCAGCTATTGGGTAAAGGGATTGATCCTGCTGTGACACCGGATCAATTTGCAGAAGTTTATCAAATTTATTTAGCGGGAACAGATCAACCCTATCCCATTGAGAAAATGCCAGTTGTTCGGGCATTGAGTGGTGATCGCACGATGATTAATGATATGGAAATTCGTCGAAACAATGTAGCGACTCCAGTAGAGGTATGGGGAACACCCGTTTTTGATGAACAGGGTGATGTGGCTTATGCGATCGCCACTTTTCAAGACATTACCGAGCGCAAACAAGCAGAGGAACTGCTAGCGGACTACAACCGTACTTTAGAGCAACAAGTTGCCCAACGAACGGCTGCTTTACAGGCAAGCGAAGCCGCACTGCGCCATCGAGAACAAGAATTGCGGCTGATTACCGACGCTCTACCTGTCCTGATTAGCTATATCGACATAAATGAGCGTTATCAATTTGTTAATCGGGGTTATGAAGTTTGGTTTAACTGTAGTCAAGATGAAATTCTGGGCAAGTCTGTTCGTGAACTTATTGGTGAGGCGGCTTATCAGATTACTGAACCACACATCAAGCGAGTGTTGGCAGGGCAGACGATCGCTTACGAGGCAGAAATTCCTTACCCGTTTGGCAAAAACTACATCAATGCTACCTTCATCCCCGACTTTGGCTCCGGTGGTCAAGTAAAAGGGACGTATGGTCTGATTACAGACATTAGCGATCGCAAACAGGCAGAAGTTGCGCTGCAAGCCTCTGAAGCAGAACTGCGAGCGCTCGTTTCAGCCATTCCCGATCCGCTTTTCATCTTCACCACTGAAGGGCAATTGGTCTGTGCAATCAAAGGGAATCCATCCTATGGAGAGTTGTTATGTAGGGAGGAGGGTATTGGTAAAACACTGCATCAACTTTATGCCAAGGAACAAGCTGATGAATTCCTGAGTTATATTCAGCAGGTGGTGAAAACCCAACAGATACTCACCGTTGAATACAGTCTGTGGATCGCTGGACGAGAGATCTGGTTTTCGGCTCGCATTGCCCCGATTCGGCACGAACAGGTAATTTGGCTGGCGCGAGATATTACGCTGCAAAAGCAAGCAGAAGCAGCCTCGATTTTGGAAGAACGTAACCGCATGGCACGCGAAATTCATGATACACTCGCTCAGGCGTTTACAGGCATTCTGGCTCAGGTAGGAGCGGCAAACCAGGTGCTAACGGATGATTTAGAAGCAACTGGGGCACACCTAGACCTGATCAAAGAATTGGCACGAACTGGACTGGTTGAAGCGCGGCGATCGGTCGTTGCGCTCCGTCCTCAGCTTTTGGAGGAGGGCAGTTTACAAAGCGCTCTCCATCGTCTCGTCGCTCAAACCAGAGCTACCGTAACTGATACCACTTTATATGATGAGATTAAGGGTGCAGTGTATGCTCTACCGACTGAAGTCGAGAGTAACCTCCTGCGGATTGGGCAGGAAGCATTAACGAATGCTACTAGACACGCCGATGCTGACGAAATCCGAGTAGAACTGGTCTACGATCTCGATCAAGTTTGCTTGCGCGTAAAAGACAATGGGCAGGGCTTTGGAGTTGGGAGCATTCCATCCTCTGAGGGTTTTGGCTTACTCGGCATGAGCGAACGGGCAGAGCGCATCGGCGCACAACTCACGATTCGGAGCCAACCTGGACAAGGAACAGAGATTGTTGTCACTGTCAACCCTTGA